The Bartonella birtlesii IBS 325 genome has a window encoding:
- the murB gene encoding UDP-N-acetylmuramate dehydrogenase, whose product MINFQLINGEALLARLQPLLCGIKGKLMPNVNMRKVTWFRTGGLAELFYQPADEADLALFLQNLPESIPVTIVGIGSNLLVRDGGIPGVVIRLSAKSFGKIQQVSPKCFLVGAAAADKHLAMAALEAEIAGFHFYYGIPGGLGGALKMNAGANGVETAARVVEVYALDRQGQRHILSLKDMHYSYRRCDVPEDFIFTAALLEGHLGNKDNIRAAMDEVALHRETVQPIREKTGGSTFKNPENTSAWRVIDEAGCRGLRIGGAQMSEMHCNFMINAGQATGYDLEMLGETVRARVFAHSAHLLQWEIQRIGQFEQGRIVASFDPFH is encoded by the coding sequence ATGATAAATTTTCAACTCATTAATGGTGAAGCGCTGTTGGCGCGATTGCAACCGCTGCTTTGCGGAATAAAAGGCAAACTTATGCCTAATGTCAATATGCGTAAGGTGACATGGTTTCGCACTGGCGGGCTGGCAGAACTTTTTTATCAGCCTGCTGATGAAGCAGACTTAGCTCTTTTTTTACAAAATCTTCCTGAATCTATTCCTGTAACAATTGTGGGGATTGGTTCTAATCTTCTGGTGCGTGATGGTGGGATTCCTGGTGTGGTTATTCGTCTTTCGGCTAAGAGCTTTGGGAAAATACAGCAAGTTTCTCCGAAGTGTTTTTTGGTTGGTGCTGCTGCGGCGGATAAACATTTAGCGATGGCAGCGTTAGAGGCTGAAATTGCAGGTTTTCATTTCTATTATGGCATTCCTGGTGGTCTTGGAGGGGCACTCAAAATGAATGCGGGGGCTAATGGTGTTGAAACAGCTGCGCGTGTCGTTGAGGTTTATGCACTTGATCGTCAAGGACAGCGTCATATCTTGAGTTTAAAAGATATGCACTATTCTTATCGTCGTTGTGATGTTCCTGAAGATTTTATTTTTACAGCTGCTTTATTGGAAGGACATCTAGGAAATAAAGACAATATTCGTGCGGCCATGGATGAAGTTGCTCTTCATCGAGAAACAGTGCAGCCTATTCGTGAGAAAACGGGTGGATCAACTTTTAAAAATCCTGAAAATACATCTGCATGGCGTGTTATTGATGAAGCAGGATGCCGTGGTTTGCGGATTGGTGGAGCTCAAATGAGCGAAATGCACTGTAATTTTATGATCAATGCGGGGCAAGCAACAGGCTATGATCTTGAGATGTTAGGAGAAACAGTACGTGCGCGTGTTTTTGCGCATTCAGCTCATCTTTTACAGTGGGAAATACAACGCATTGGCCAATTTGAACAAGGCCGTATTGTTGCTTCTTTTGACCCATTTCATTGA
- the murC gene encoding UDP-N-acetylmuramate--L-alanine ligase yields the protein MKMPLNIGVIHFVGIGGIGMSGIAEVFHNFGYQIQGSDQVESANVERLRRKGINIYIGHSSKNLGDAEVVVFSTAIKKTNPEYIAAKERHLPLVRRAEMLAELMRFRRAIAVGGTHGKTTTTSMIAALLDAGHFDPVVINGGIINAYGTNARMGEGDWMVVEADESDGTFLKLPADIAVVTNIDAEHLDHYGNFSALRQAFRKFVENVPFYGFAVLCLDHPEVQSLASRIDDRWVITYGANPQADVRFLNLSMDGQKTHFDVFIRSRKTGRETELKNLILPMSGQHNVSNATAAIAIAHELGISNESIKKGLAKFGGVKRRFTQTGSWHGVEIFDDYGHHPVEIKAVLRAARESAKGRVIAIAQPHRYSRLYHLFDGFAACFNDADTVLITPVYAAGEEPITGFGARELVEHIKMAGHRDVRLIHCLEDVVSIVSTFAKSGDYVVFLGAGNITQWACALPHQLAVLDSDDKFSTH from the coding sequence ATGAAAATGCCGCTTAATATAGGTGTTATCCATTTTGTTGGAATCGGTGGTATCGGCATGAGTGGAATTGCGGAGGTTTTTCATAATTTTGGCTATCAAATTCAAGGATCAGATCAAGTTGAGAGTGCAAATGTTGAACGTTTACGGAGAAAAGGGATTAACATTTATATAGGTCATAGCTCTAAAAATTTAGGGGATGCAGAGGTTGTTGTTTTTTCTACTGCCATTAAAAAAACAAATCCTGAATATATTGCTGCAAAAGAAAGGCATTTGCCGCTTGTGAGGCGTGCAGAAATGCTAGCGGAGCTCATGCGGTTTCGTCGTGCGATTGCTGTTGGTGGTACGCACGGTAAGACAACGACTACATCAATGATAGCTGCACTTCTTGATGCAGGTCATTTTGATCCGGTGGTGATTAATGGCGGTATTATTAATGCTTATGGTACAAATGCACGTATGGGTGAAGGTGATTGGATGGTTGTTGAAGCCGATGAAAGTGATGGGACATTTTTGAAGTTGCCTGCTGATATTGCTGTTGTTACCAATATTGATGCTGAGCATTTGGATCATTACGGGAATTTTTCTGCTTTGCGCCAAGCTTTTCGAAAATTTGTAGAGAATGTTCCTTTTTATGGTTTTGCTGTTTTATGTCTTGATCATCCAGAGGTTCAGTCTTTAGCCAGCCGTATTGATGATCGTTGGGTGATTACTTATGGTGCAAATCCACAAGCGGATGTTCGTTTTCTTAATCTTTCGATGGATGGTCAAAAAACGCATTTTGATGTTTTTATTCGTTCACGCAAGACGGGGAGAGAGACTGAGTTGAAAAATTTGATCTTGCCAATGTCTGGTCAGCACAATGTTTCTAATGCGACGGCGGCGATTGCTATTGCCCATGAACTTGGTATTTCAAATGAGTCTATAAAAAAAGGTTTAGCAAAATTTGGTGGAGTAAAACGACGTTTTACACAAACAGGAAGTTGGCATGGTGTTGAAATATTTGATGATTATGGGCATCATCCTGTTGAAATAAAGGCTGTTTTACGTGCAGCGCGTGAAAGTGCAAAAGGACGCGTGATTGCCATTGCACAACCACATCGTTATTCACGTTTGTATCATTTGTTTGATGGGTTTGCTGCTTGTTTTAATGATGCAGATACAGTGCTGATTACGCCTGTTTATGCAGCTGGTGAAGAGCCAATTACTGGTTTTGGTGCTAGAGAATTGGTAGAGCATATTAAAATGGCAGGGCACCGTGATGTACGTTTGATTCATTGTTTAGAAGATGTTGTTTCAATTGTCTCTACGTTTGCTAAATCAGGTGATTATGTTGTTTTTCTTGGTGCTGGCAATATCACGCAGTGGGCTTGTGCATTGCCTCATCAGTTAGCGGTACTTGATAGCGATGATAAATTTTCAACTCATTAA
- a CDS encoding UDP-N-acetylglucosamine--N-acetylmuramyl-(pentapeptide) pyrophosphoryl-undecaprenol N-acetylglucosamine transferase: protein MTDKKVIVLVAGGTGGHLFPAEALAVELKERGYDVHLATDKRAQCFVRYFDEEHTHILSSATFTGRHPFALIKTFWALLKGMGQSLMLFYRLRPVLVGGFGGYPTFPPLIVAVLTRRVTFIHEQNAIMGRANRALAAFVRAIAGGLLSQDNSYAHKTFLTGNPVREAVLKAAEIPYHPSIGDEPFHFLVFGGSQGASAFSRIVPAAIALLDDENRKRLRIVQQVRGEAGELIKTYHQMGVKAEVASFFDDMAERMARAHFILSRAGASSVCEIAVIGRPALLVPYPYALDHDQAKNAALLAAVGGAQIISEKDLDAQRLASLLTEACCAPYLLREQALAAKKVGQPYATSRLADMIEGLIAGRSLSDVKKEFFDENAA, encoded by the coding sequence ATGACTGATAAAAAAGTTATTGTTTTGGTGGCTGGTGGTACAGGTGGGCATCTTTTTCCTGCAGAAGCGCTTGCTGTTGAATTAAAGGAGCGTGGATATGATGTTCATTTGGCAACGGATAAAAGGGCTCAATGTTTTGTACGCTACTTTGATGAAGAGCATACACATATACTTTCATCGGCAACATTTACAGGACGCCATCCTTTTGCTCTTATAAAAACATTTTGGGCTTTGTTAAAAGGAATGGGGCAATCGTTGATGCTTTTTTATAGGCTTCGTCCTGTTCTTGTTGGTGGGTTTGGAGGGTATCCTACCTTTCCTCCTCTTATTGTTGCTGTTTTAACGCGGCGCGTGACGTTTATTCATGAGCAAAATGCTATTATGGGGCGTGCCAATCGAGCGTTGGCAGCTTTTGTGCGTGCAATAGCAGGTGGTTTATTATCGCAAGATAATAGTTATGCTCATAAAACATTTTTGACTGGAAATCCTGTGCGTGAGGCTGTTCTCAAAGCAGCAGAAATTCCCTATCATCCTTCTATAGGCGACGAGCCATTTCATTTTTTGGTTTTTGGTGGTAGCCAAGGAGCTTCTGCTTTTTCACGAATTGTTCCAGCAGCGATTGCTTTGTTGGATGATGAGAACCGTAAACGCTTGCGGATTGTGCAGCAAGTTCGAGGTGAAGCTGGAGAGTTAATAAAAACCTATCATCAGATGGGTGTAAAAGCAGAAGTTGCCTCTTTTTTTGATGATATGGCTGAGCGCATGGCGAGGGCTCATTTCATTTTATCCCGTGCTGGTGCTTCATCTGTTTGTGAAATTGCCGTGATTGGTCGACCTGCTTTGCTTGTCCCGTATCCTTATGCTCTTGATCATGATCAGGCAAAAAATGCAGCATTACTTGCTGCTGTGGGAGGTGCTCAAATTATATCAGAAAAAGATTTAGACGCACAAAGACTTGCTTCTCTCTTAACAGAAGCTTGTTGTGCGCCATATTTATTGAGAGAACAAGCACTTGCTGCAAAAAAAGTTGGACAACCTTATGCAACAAGTCGTCTTGCTGATATGATTGAAGGGTTGATTGCAGGGCGATCATTGTCAGATGTAAAAAAGGAGTTTTTTGATGAAAATGCCGCTTAA
- a CDS encoding FtsW/RodA/SpoVE family cell cycle protein, with amino-acid sequence MATRADRDPIANWWWTIDRSIFAACLILMGIGIMLSFAASPTIAKKIGIADSFYFVRWHIIFSIPAFFTMVTISFFSLRNIRRLCALLLIVTLVLMVATLFFGPELKGARRWISLFGFSIQASEFMKPAFAVMSAWLFSEQIRRRGIPGYTLATVLYAFCCVLLVLQPDIGQTILISATWGGLFFVAGVPLAVIFLFVMLGIAGIVFAYFSLHHVRERINGFLTGEGDTFQVDVGREAILNGGWFGQGPGEGTVKRIIPDSHTDFVFSVAAEEYGIILCLFIMMLFGFIVIRSLYIASNTRDSFIRLGITGIAMMIGFQSAINMAVNLHLIPPKGMTLPFISYGGSSMVAIAFSMGILLSLTRRWPEARLSAFSSSILDISYD; translated from the coding sequence ATGGCTACGCGTGCAGATAGAGATCCAATTGCGAATTGGTGGTGGACAATTGATCGTTCTATTTTTGCTGCTTGTTTGATTTTAATGGGGATTGGCATTATGCTGTCTTTTGCTGCTAGTCCTACCATTGCAAAAAAGATTGGAATTGCTGATAGTTTTTATTTTGTTCGCTGGCATATTATTTTTAGTATTCCGGCATTTTTTACAATGGTAACCATTTCTTTTTTCTCGCTTCGTAATATTCGCCGTTTATGTGCTCTTTTGCTCATTGTAACGCTTGTTCTTATGGTAGCGACCTTATTCTTTGGTCCAGAATTAAAGGGAGCACGGAGATGGATTTCGCTATTTGGTTTTTCTATACAAGCTTCAGAGTTTATGAAACCAGCTTTTGCAGTGATGTCCGCTTGGCTTTTTTCAGAACAGATACGGCGTAGGGGGATTCCTGGCTACACACTTGCTACTGTACTTTATGCTTTTTGTTGTGTGCTCCTTGTTCTACAGCCTGATATTGGTCAAACAATTCTAATAAGTGCAACATGGGGTGGTCTATTTTTTGTTGCTGGTGTGCCCCTTGCTGTTATTTTCCTCTTTGTCATGCTAGGTATTGCAGGAATTGTTTTTGCCTATTTTTCCCTTCATCATGTACGAGAACGTATTAATGGCTTTTTGACAGGTGAAGGTGATACCTTTCAAGTAGACGTCGGACGTGAGGCTATTTTGAATGGAGGATGGTTTGGGCAAGGACCGGGTGAGGGAACGGTGAAACGTATCATTCCTGATAGCCATACGGATTTTGTGTTTTCTGTTGCTGCTGAAGAATATGGTATTATCCTCTGTCTCTTCATTATGATGCTTTTTGGTTTTATTGTTATACGTTCCTTGTATATAGCATCAAATACACGTGATTCATTTATACGTCTTGGCATTACTGGTATAGCGATGATGATAGGTTTTCAATCAGCGATTAATATGGCTGTTAATCTTCATTTGATACCTCCAAAAGGTATGACATTGCCATTTATTTCTTATGGTGGTTCTTCTATGGTGGCGATTGCATTTTCTATGGGAATTTTGCTTAGTTTGACACGTCGCTGGCCAGAAGCCCGCCTTTCAGCTTTTTCTTCTTCTATTTTGGATATTTCCTATGACTGA
- the murD gene encoding UDP-N-acetylmuramoyl-L-alanine--D-glutamate ligase: MISVTCYKGQKVALFGLGQSGLAAAQALMRGGAEVVAWDDKPSSVQEAFQLDIPISDFRQENWSEFVALILAPGVPLTYPHPHWVVEKARQANIEIVGDIELFVRARNHFLQHHGFCDRDVPFIAITGTNGKSTTTVLLAYLLEQMGYDVQVGGNIGTAILTLKPFVKKRIYVIECSSFQIDLTPSLQPTIGVLLNLTPDHIDRHGNFAHYVQAKKRLVFGAAHAVISVDDAVCQDLYQQLLDEGHSVEAVSKKNFVESGFYADEAKLFSVRQGRRQMLADLASMPALRGSHNAQNALMALATLQVLKITSPYMNKHLASYKGLAHRMQQVHKMGSVLFINDSKATNADATAPALSAFHDIFWIVGGQAKEGGIDSLRVFFHKIHKAYLIGSAAEEFADVIGSSFPFSMSLTLENAVHEAFVDAMRCQAKEVVVLFSPACASYDQFKNFEERGEAFVSLVMQLKET; the protein is encoded by the coding sequence GTGATTTCTGTTACATGCTATAAAGGTCAGAAAGTTGCTTTGTTTGGATTAGGACAGTCAGGATTAGCTGCTGCGCAAGCCTTGATGCGTGGTGGTGCGGAAGTAGTTGCTTGGGATGATAAGCCTTCCAGTGTACAAGAAGCATTCCAGCTAGATATTCCAATAAGTGATTTTCGTCAAGAGAATTGGTCTGAGTTTGTTGCATTGATCTTAGCCCCTGGCGTTCCTTTAACTTATCCTCATCCGCATTGGGTTGTTGAGAAAGCACGTCAAGCGAATATAGAAATTGTCGGTGATATTGAGTTATTTGTTCGGGCACGCAACCATTTTTTACAACATCATGGTTTTTGCGATAGGGACGTTCCTTTTATTGCTATTACCGGCACGAATGGGAAGTCAACAACGACAGTTTTACTTGCTTATTTATTAGAGCAAATGGGTTATGATGTGCAGGTGGGCGGAAATATTGGAACAGCAATATTGACGCTTAAGCCATTTGTTAAAAAACGTATTTATGTGATTGAATGTTCATCTTTTCAAATTGATCTTACTCCCTCTCTTCAACCTACTATCGGAGTTTTATTGAATTTAACACCTGATCATATTGATCGTCATGGCAATTTTGCGCATTATGTGCAAGCTAAAAAGCGTCTCGTTTTTGGTGCTGCTCATGCTGTTATTTCAGTGGATGATGCGGTTTGTCAGGATTTGTATCAACAATTGCTTGATGAAGGGCATTCTGTTGAGGCTGTTTCCAAGAAAAATTTTGTTGAAAGTGGTTTCTACGCGGATGAAGCGAAGCTTTTTTCTGTTCGTCAAGGACGGCGTCAAATGCTTGCAGATCTTGCCTCGATGCCTGCATTACGCGGTAGTCACAATGCGCAAAATGCTCTTATGGCGTTAGCTACATTGCAGGTTTTAAAAATAACTAGTCCATATATGAACAAGCATTTAGCAAGTTATAAAGGGTTGGCGCATCGTATGCAGCAGGTACATAAAATGGGATCAGTTTTGTTTATCAATGATAGCAAGGCTACTAATGCAGATGCAACAGCTCCTGCACTTTCTGCTTTTCATGATATTTTTTGGATTGTTGGGGGACAGGCAAAAGAAGGTGGGATTGATTCTCTTAGAGTTTTTTTTCATAAAATTCATAAAGCTTACTTAATTGGGAGTGCCGCAGAAGAATTTGCGGATGTTATTGGTTCTTCTTTTCCTTTCTCTATGAGCTTAACTTTGGAAAATGCGGTACATGAAGCTTTTGTTGATGCGATGCGTTGCCAAGCAAAAGAAGTTGTTGTGCTTTTTTCACCTGCTTGTGCAAGTTATGATCAATTCAAAAATTTTGAAGAGCGTGGAGAAGCATTTGTTTCTTTGGTTATGCAGTTAAAAGAAACATGA
- the mraY gene encoding phospho-N-acetylmuramoyl-pentapeptide-transferase has translation MMLFLSLFSDWLPGVNVFRYITFRTIAAMLTSGLIVFLFGPSIIASLKLRQGKGQPIRADGPQTHFKKAGTPTMGGLMILTGTVVSSLLWCNLSNIYFWVSLLVMLSFGAIGFYDDYLKVTKQTHKGFSGKARLSLEFLVAATAAFVLLRVGSPGLALPFVKEYFINLSWFFLPFSALVIVATGNAVNLTDGLDGLAIVPVMVVALSFALIAYLSGNINFADYLQIRYVSGTGELAVLLGAVVGAGLGFLWFNAPPAAIFMGDTGSLALGGLLGVVAVATKHEIVLALIGGLFVLEGFSVVIQVGYFKLTKKRVFLMAPIHHHFEKKGWTESQIVIRFWIISIVLALIGLSTLKLR, from the coding sequence ATGATGCTATTTTTATCTTTGTTTAGTGATTGGCTTCCAGGAGTTAATGTTTTTCGTTATATTACTTTTCGCACGATAGCAGCGATGCTTACATCGGGACTTATTGTGTTTTTGTTTGGTCCTAGCATTATTGCCTCCCTCAAATTGCGGCAAGGAAAAGGACAACCCATTCGCGCTGATGGTCCTCAGACACATTTTAAAAAAGCGGGAACGCCTACCATGGGTGGATTGATGATTTTAACCGGTACTGTAGTATCGTCGCTTTTGTGGTGTAATTTATCGAATATTTATTTTTGGGTATCACTGCTTGTTATGCTTTCTTTTGGAGCGATTGGTTTTTATGATGACTATCTTAAGGTTACAAAACAGACACATAAAGGATTTTCTGGTAAGGCGCGGTTAAGTTTAGAGTTTTTGGTTGCAGCAACTGCTGCTTTTGTACTCTTACGAGTTGGTTCGCCTGGATTAGCTTTACCCTTTGTGAAAGAGTATTTTATCAATCTGAGTTGGTTTTTTCTTCCTTTTTCTGCTCTTGTGATTGTGGCAACGGGTAATGCGGTTAATTTGACGGATGGTCTTGATGGTCTTGCTATTGTTCCTGTGATGGTTGTGGCTTTGTCTTTTGCCTTAATTGCTTATCTATCTGGTAATATCAATTTTGCTGATTATCTACAAATTCGTTATGTATCGGGGACAGGAGAGTTAGCTGTTTTATTGGGAGCTGTTGTTGGTGCTGGGCTTGGATTTTTATGGTTTAATGCACCACCGGCAGCTATTTTTATGGGAGATACAGGTTCGTTAGCTCTTGGAGGACTTTTGGGTGTTGTTGCTGTGGCAACCAAGCATGAAATTGTTTTGGCTCTTATTGGTGGGCTTTTTGTTCTGGAAGGATTTTCTGTTGTTATCCAGGTTGGTTATTTCAAATTAACAAAAAAACGTGTATTTTTGATGGCGCCTATACACCATCATTTCGAGAAAAAAGGCTGGACTGAAAGCCAAATCGTGATACGCTTTTGGATTATTTCGATTGTTCTTGCTCTTATTGGTCTTTCAACACTTAAATTGCGGTGA
- a CDS encoding UDP-N-acetylmuramoylalanyl-D-glutamyl-2,6-diaminopimelate--D-alanyl-D-alanine ligase: MTALWDKQTLVAAVNGFVVGCIPENFSGVSIDSRTLEAGDIFFCIKGYHLDGHDFAQQAYERGAGVLIVAEDRLAEMEKISAPLIVVPDALQALEKLAKAARKRSKAKIIAITGSVGKTTTKEALKQVLATIGKVHANIASLNNHWGVPLTLARMPAESDYGIFEIGMNHKDEIRPLVKLVHPHVVLITHISAAHMGFFKNLEEIADAKAEIFEGLDDEGVALLNADNDFFSYLVQKAKQCGVKKILSFGENESSDYQVKNIRLLTDSSSMVVCILGKDREIKIGAPGRHSVQNSLAVLAVCDAIGVDLEPIVLSLSHFSLQKGRGVRYRLALPSGGEFHLIDESYNANPASMRAALNLLATGPVGKNGRRIAILGDMLELGVYSEKLHRDLVNPVHLSGANLVFLFGEVMRFLATDLSAYVKVHYAENVEKILPLVFAEISAGDLLMVKSSNSLYSSDIVRALLDHFKVVSP, from the coding sequence ATGACAGCTTTGTGGGATAAACAAACACTTGTTGCCGCAGTAAATGGCTTTGTCGTAGGGTGTATACCAGAAAATTTTTCTGGGGTTTCTATTGATAGTCGTACTTTAGAAGCAGGTGATATTTTTTTCTGTATTAAGGGGTATCATCTTGATGGCCATGATTTTGCTCAGCAAGCTTATGAACGAGGTGCAGGTGTTCTTATCGTTGCGGAAGATCGTTTGGCTGAAATGGAAAAAATATCCGCTCCATTGATTGTTGTTCCTGATGCTTTACAAGCTTTAGAAAAACTTGCAAAAGCCGCGCGTAAGCGTTCAAAAGCTAAGATTATCGCAATAACAGGTTCCGTGGGAAAAACAACGACCAAAGAAGCTCTCAAACAAGTACTTGCAACTATTGGAAAAGTTCATGCTAATATTGCTTCTTTAAATAATCACTGGGGTGTGCCGCTTACTTTGGCACGAATGCCTGCAGAGAGTGATTATGGCATCTTTGAAATTGGTATGAATCATAAAGATGAAATTCGCCCTCTGGTTAAGTTGGTTCATCCACATGTTGTTCTCATTACACATATTTCTGCGGCACATATGGGGTTCTTTAAAAATCTTGAAGAAATAGCGGATGCAAAAGCTGAAATTTTTGAAGGATTAGATGATGAAGGTGTAGCCCTTTTAAATGCTGATAATGATTTTTTCTCTTATTTAGTCCAAAAGGCAAAGCAATGTGGTGTGAAAAAAATCTTAAGCTTTGGTGAGAATGAAAGTTCTGATTATCAGGTTAAAAATATACGTCTTTTAACAGATTCTTCGTCTATGGTTGTATGTATTTTGGGGAAAGATAGGGAAATTAAAATCGGTGCTCCTGGACGACATAGTGTACAAAATAGTTTAGCTGTTCTTGCTGTTTGTGATGCCATTGGTGTTGATTTGGAGCCTATTGTGCTTTCTTTGAGCCATTTTTCTCTTCAAAAGGGGCGGGGTGTTCGTTACCGATTGGCTTTGCCAAGTGGAGGCGAATTTCATTTAATTGATGAAAGCTATAATGCTAATCCCGCATCTATGCGTGCTGCTCTTAATTTGCTTGCTACAGGGCCAGTAGGAAAGAATGGTCGGCGAATTGCTATTTTAGGTGATATGCTCGAATTAGGCGTTTATAGTGAAAAGCTTCATCGTGATTTAGTAAATCCCGTGCATCTTTCTGGTGCTAATCTCGTTTTTTTGTTTGGTGAGGTAATGAGGTTTTTAGCCACTGATCTGTCTGCATATGTTAAGGTTCATTATGCTGAAAATGTTGAAAAAATTTTACCGCTTGTTTTTGCAGAAATTTCCGCTGGTGATCTTCTTATGGTTAAGTCGTCCAATAGTCTTTATTCATCAGATATTGTGAGGGCATTGCTTGATCATTTTAAGGTGGTTTCTCCATAA
- a CDS encoding UDP-N-acetylmuramoyl-L-alanyl-D-glutamate--2,6-diaminopimelate ligase: MLFGKVFTECIEDENLSSMEITGISADSRQVFPGYVFVAVRGNQGDGRHYINDALKRGAQAIVTDHNVVFEDLPVPVLRVCDVRHSLARAAARFYGSQPETVVAVTGTSGKTSVVSFVRQIWNHVGLCAASIGTVGVVSPNRNDYGSLTTPDPVILQRLLSEIAHEGVTHAALEASSHGLDQSRLDGVRLTAGAFTNLGRDHMDYHTCVEDYLRAKMRLFDTLLPQDAPALIFADDIYSQKVIDIVMKARRRVLTIGRKGQFITINRIEHQRSKQCVECRLENNIYTFDLPLAGDFQVTNALIAAGLAIVTGVSPDKVFHSLETLQGAPGRLELVGKTESNAPVYIDYAHKPEALEQVLLSVRPFTQGRLILVFGCGGDRDQGKRPLMGKIAENKADIVIVTDDNPRTEMPEKIREDILQAIPSAIEIADRGEAISHAVGLLKAGDTLIIAGKGHEDGQIIGEKTYPFSDRLKVIDALQERNR; encoded by the coding sequence ATGTTGTTTGGAAAAGTTTTTACAGAATGTATTGAAGATGAGAACCTTTCTTCAATGGAAATAACAGGAATAAGTGCAGATTCTCGGCAAGTTTTTCCGGGCTATGTTTTTGTCGCTGTTCGAGGAAATCAAGGTGATGGCAGACACTATATAAATGATGCACTAAAGCGTGGTGCACAAGCAATTGTTACAGATCATAATGTTGTTTTTGAAGATTTACCTGTTCCCGTTTTACGTGTTTGTGATGTCCGTCATAGTTTAGCGAGAGCAGCTGCACGTTTTTACGGTTCTCAACCTGAAACGGTTGTGGCTGTGACAGGGACAAGTGGTAAAACATCCGTTGTCTCTTTTGTCCGGCAAATTTGGAATCATGTTGGTTTATGTGCTGCTAGTATAGGGACGGTGGGTGTTGTTTCTCCTAACCGGAATGATTATGGTTCTCTTACAACACCTGATCCGGTAATCTTGCAACGTTTACTTTCTGAAATTGCTCATGAAGGAGTTACACATGCAGCCCTTGAAGCATCTTCGCATGGACTTGATCAAAGCCGACTTGACGGGGTACGTTTAACTGCTGGTGCTTTTACCAATTTAGGGCGTGATCATATGGACTATCACACGTGCGTAGAGGACTATTTGCGTGCTAAAATGAGGTTGTTTGATACGCTTTTACCTCAAGATGCGCCTGCTCTTATTTTTGCCGATGATATTTATTCGCAAAAGGTTATTGATATTGTTATGAAAGCGCGCCGTCGTGTTTTAACAATTGGGCGCAAGGGCCAATTTATTACCATTAATCGTATTGAACACCAACGTTCGAAACAGTGTGTTGAATGTCGTCTTGAAAACAATATTTATACATTTGATTTGCCACTAGCTGGAGATTTTCAAGTGACCAATGCGCTTATAGCAGCGGGATTAGCAATTGTGACAGGAGTCTCTCCTGATAAGGTTTTTCATTCGCTTGAAACTTTGCAGGGAGCACCTGGGCGGTTGGAATTGGTTGGAAAAACAGAAAGTAATGCTCCTGTTTATATAGACTATGCGCATAAACCAGAAGCTTTAGAGCAGGTCTTACTTTCTGTTCGTCCCTTTACGCAAGGACGTTTAATCCTTGTTTTTGGTTGCGGAGGTGATCGAGATCAAGGCAAAAGGCCTTTGATGGGAAAAATTGCAGAAAATAAGGCTGATATTGTTATTGTAACGGATGATAATCCTCGCACCGAAATGCCAGAAAAAATCCGCGAAGATATTTTACAAGCAATACCAAGCGCGATAGAAATAGCAGATCGCGGTGAAGCTATTTCTCATGCAGTGGGGCTTTTAAAAGCTGGGGATACACTTATTATTGCTGGAAAAGGTCATGAGGATGGTCAAATTATAGGGGAAAAAACATATCCTTTTTCAGATCGCTTGAAAGTAATTGATGCGTTGCAGGAACGTAATAGATGA